In Streptomyces sp. NBC_00878, a single window of DNA contains:
- a CDS encoding DUF1707 domain-containing protein translates to MDLEKSTAPAPDLRKQTDLRASDADRDRTADILREALAEGRLTAEEHAERVEDVFRAKTVGELEPLVADLPAAHPSRPTATFAAAPNRPTPGTVPPVAEENVVAVFSSAVRKGRWRIGRRTHAYAIFGSVEIDLSEAIFEHQQVVIKAISVFGSIEIRVPENVSLRGNGGGVLGSFEVDTLDSADHDAPVVYVDGLAVLGSIEAKPKRGKLIEDILDRVGDQVNAKLRKHLGH, encoded by the coding sequence GTGGACCTAGAGAAGAGCACCGCGCCCGCACCCGACCTCCGGAAGCAGACCGACCTCCGGGCCTCCGACGCCGACCGCGACCGGACGGCGGACATCCTGCGCGAGGCCCTCGCCGAGGGCCGCCTCACCGCGGAGGAGCATGCCGAGCGGGTCGAGGACGTCTTCCGCGCGAAGACCGTCGGCGAGCTGGAGCCGCTCGTGGCGGACCTGCCGGCCGCCCACCCGTCCCGGCCGACGGCGACGTTCGCCGCGGCGCCGAACCGCCCCACTCCGGGCACGGTCCCGCCGGTCGCCGAGGAGAACGTGGTGGCGGTGTTCAGCTCCGCCGTCCGCAAGGGCCGCTGGCGCATCGGCCGCCGCACGCACGCGTACGCGATCTTCGGCAGCGTGGAGATAGACCTCAGCGAGGCGATCTTCGAGCACCAGCAGGTCGTGATCAAGGCGATCTCGGTCTTCGGCAGCATCGAGATCCGCGTCCCGGAGAACGTGTCGCTGCGGGGCAACGGCGGCGGCGTCCTCGGCAGCTTCGAGGTGGACACGCTCGATTCGGCCGACCACGACGCACCCGTGGTGTACGTGGACGGGCTGGCCGTCCTGGGCAGCATCGAGGCAAAACCCAAGCGGGGCAAGCTGATCGAGGACATCCTCGACCGGGTCGGGGACCAGGTGAATGCCAAGTTGCGCAAACACCTCGGGCATTGA
- a CDS encoding fumarate hydratase: protein MPEFVYTDLLPQGEDTTPYRLVTSEGVSTFEADGRTFLKVAPDALRTLAAEAIHDIQHYLRPAHLAQLRRIIDDPEASNNDKFVALDLLKNANIAAAGVLPMCQDTGTAIVMGKRGQNVLTEGGDEAALSRGIYDAYLNLNLRYSQMAPLTMWDEKNTGSNLPAQIELYATDGGAYKFLFMAKGGGSANKSFLYQETKAVLNEASMMKFLEEKIRSLGTAACPPYHLAIVVGGTSAEYALKTAKYASAHYLDEIPAEGSELGHGFRDKELEEKVFELTQRIGIGAQFGGKYFCHDVRVVRLPRHGASCPVAIAVSCSADRQAVAKITAEGVFLEQLETDPARFLPETTDEHLDESADVVRIDLNQPMDDILAELTKYPVKTRLSLSGPLVVARDIAHAKIKERLDAGEEMPQYLKDHPVYYAGPAKTPEGYASGSFGPTTAGRMDSYVAQFQAAGGSKVMLAKGNRSQQVTDACDAHGGFYLGSIGGPAARLAQDCIKKVEVVEYEELGMEAVWKIEVEDFPAFIVVDDKGNDFFKDPAPAPTFTSIPVRGPGLG, encoded by the coding sequence ATGCCTGAGTTCGTGTACACCGATCTGCTCCCCCAGGGAGAGGACACCACCCCGTACCGGCTGGTGACCTCGGAGGGTGTTTCCACCTTCGAGGCCGACGGGCGCACGTTCCTCAAGGTGGCGCCCGACGCGCTGCGGACGCTCGCCGCCGAGGCCATCCACGACATCCAGCACTACCTGCGGCCGGCCCACCTCGCGCAGCTGCGGCGCATCATCGACGACCCCGAGGCGTCGAACAACGACAAGTTCGTCGCGCTCGACCTCCTGAAGAACGCGAACATCGCGGCCGCGGGCGTCCTGCCCATGTGTCAGGACACCGGCACGGCGATCGTGATGGGCAAGCGCGGGCAGAACGTGCTCACGGAGGGCGGCGACGAGGCCGCGCTGAGCCGCGGCATCTACGACGCCTACCTCAACCTGAATCTGCGGTACTCGCAGATGGCCCCGCTGACCATGTGGGACGAGAAGAACACCGGGTCGAACCTGCCGGCCCAGATCGAGCTGTACGCGACCGACGGCGGCGCCTACAAGTTCCTGTTCATGGCGAAGGGCGGCGGTTCGGCCAACAAGTCGTTCCTGTACCAGGAGACGAAGGCCGTTCTGAACGAGGCCTCCATGATGAAGTTCCTGGAGGAGAAGATCCGCTCCCTGGGGACCGCGGCCTGCCCGCCGTACCACCTGGCGATCGTCGTCGGCGGGACGAGCGCCGAGTACGCCCTCAAAACCGCGAAATACGCGTCCGCGCACTACCTGGACGAGATTCCGGCCGAGGGCTCCGAGCTCGGGCACGGCTTCCGGGACAAGGAGCTGGAGGAGAAGGTCTTCGAGCTGACGCAGCGGATCGGGATCGGGGCGCAGTTCGGCGGCAAGTACTTCTGTCACGACGTGCGTGTGGTGCGGCTGCCGCGGCACGGGGCGTCCTGCCCGGTCGCCATCGCCGTCTCCTGCTCCGCCGACCGGCAGGCCGTCGCGAAGATCACCGCGGAGGGTGTGTTCCTGGAGCAGTTGGAGACGGACCCGGCGCGGTTCCTGCCGGAGACCACGGACGAGCACCTCGACGAGTCGGCGGACGTGGTCCGTATCGACCTCAACCAGCCCATGGACGACATCCTCGCCGAGCTGACCAAGTACCCGGTCAAGACGCGGCTTTCGCTCTCCGGGCCGCTGGTCGTGGCGCGGGACATCGCGCACGCCAAGATCAAGGAGCGGCTTGACGCGGGCGAGGAGATGCCGCAGTACCTGAAGGACCACCCCGTGTACTACGCGGGGCCGGCCAAGACCCCCGAGGGGTACGCGTCCGGGTCGTTCGGGCCGACCACGGCCGGGCGGATGGACTCGTACGTGGCGCAGTTCCAGGCGGCGGGCGGTTCCAAGGTGATGCTGGCGAAGGGGAATCGGTCGCAGCAGGTGACGGACGCGTGTGATGCCCACGGGGGCTTCTATCTCGGGTCCATCGGTGGGCCGGCTGCCCGTCTCGCGCAGGACTGCATCAAGAAGGTCGAGGTCGTCGAGTACGAGGAGCTCGGGATGGAGGCCGTGTGGAAGATCGAGGTCGAGGACTTCCCTGCGTTCATCGTCGTTGACGACAAGGGAAACGACTTCTTCAAGGACCCGGCGCCTGCGCCGACGTTCACGTCGATTCCTGTGCGGGGGCCTGGGCTGGGTTAG
- a CDS encoding aspartate ammonia-lyase: protein MSDYRIEHDSMGEVRVPADAKWRAQTQRAVENFPISGQRIERAHIEALARIKAAAAKVNAGLGVLDKDIAEAIQDAAAEVVDGKWDEHFPVDVFQTGSGTSSNMNTNEVIATLATERLGRDVHPNDHVNASQSSNDVFPSSIHIAATAAVTRDLVPALEHLAAALTRKSEEFADVVKSGRTHLMDATPVTLGQEFGGYAAQVRYGIERLQASLPRLAELPLGGTAVGTGINTPPGFSAAVIAEVARSTGLPLTEARDHFEAQGARDGIVETSGQLRTIAVGLTKIANDLRWMASGPRTGLAEISLPDLQPGSSIMPGKVNPVIPEAVLMVAAQVTGNDATIAAAGASGNFELNVMLPVIARNVLESVRLLANVSRLLADRTVDGITANRERAREYAESSPSVVTPLNKYIGYEEAAKVAKKALAERKTIREVVLESGYVERGDLTREQLDEALDVLRMTRP, encoded by the coding sequence ATGAGCGACTACCGGATCGAACACGACTCCATGGGTGAGGTCCGCGTCCCCGCGGACGCGAAGTGGCGGGCCCAGACCCAGCGCGCCGTGGAGAACTTCCCGATCTCCGGGCAACGGATCGAGCGGGCGCACATCGAGGCCCTCGCCCGGATCAAGGCGGCCGCGGCCAAGGTGAACGCCGGGCTCGGGGTGCTGGACAAGGACATCGCCGAGGCCATCCAGGACGCGGCCGCGGAGGTCGTGGACGGGAAGTGGGACGAGCACTTCCCCGTAGACGTTTTTCAGACAGGGTCCGGGACCTCGTCCAACATGAACACGAACGAGGTCATCGCCACGCTGGCGACGGAACGGCTCGGCAGGGACGTACATCCGAACGACCACGTGAACGCCTCGCAGTCCAGCAACGACGTCTTCCCCTCGTCCATCCACATCGCCGCGACGGCCGCCGTCACCCGCGATCTCGTCCCCGCCCTGGAGCACCTCGCGGCCGCGCTCACCCGCAAGTCCGAGGAGTTCGCCGACGTCGTGAAGTCCGGGCGTACGCATCTCATGGACGCGACACCCGTGACGCTCGGACAGGAGTTCGGCGGGTATGCCGCCCAGGTGCGGTACGGGATCGAGCGGCTCCAGGCCTCCCTTCCCCGGCTTGCCGAGCTGCCCCTCGGGGGGACCGCCGTCGGGACCGGGATCAATACCCCGCCCGGGTTCTCCGCCGCCGTGATCGCCGAGGTCGCGCGGAGCACCGGGCTGCCGCTCACCGAGGCGCGCGACCACTTCGAGGCGCAGGGGGCGCGGGACGGGATCGTCGAGACCAGCGGGCAACTGCGGACCATCGCCGTGGGACTCACGAAGATCGCCAACGATCTGCGGTGGATGGCCTCCGGGCCTCGTACCGGTCTGGCCGAGATCAGTCTGCCCGACCTCCAGCCGGGCTCGTCGATCATGCCCGGCAAGGTGAATCCGGTCATTCCCGAGGCCGTACTGATGGTCGCCGCGCAGGTGACCGGGAACGACGCCACGATCGCCGCCGCCGGAGCCTCCGGCAACTTCGAGCTCAACGTGATGCTGCCGGTCATCGCGAGGAACGTACTGGAGTCGGTCCGGCTCCTCGCGAACGTGTCGCGGCTGCTCGCCGACCGGACCGTCGACGGGATCACGGCCAACCGCGAGCGCGCCCGCGAGTACGCCGAGTCGTCGCCCTCCGTCGTGACGCCGCTGAACAAGTACATCGGGTACGAGGAGGCCGCGAAGGTCGCCAAGAAGGCCCTCGCCGAGCGGAAGACCATCCGCGAGGTCGTCCTGGAGTCCGGTTACGTCGAGCGCGGCGACCTCACCCGGGAGCAGTTGGACGAGGCCCTGGATGTCCTGCGGATGACGCGGCCGTAA